The following proteins are co-located in the Microvirga ossetica genome:
- a CDS encoding IS110 family transposase, with protein MSNQTAPECIITTIGIDLGKNTFHLIGMDARGKIVLRRKVSRGQLLPCLANVPACLIGMEACAGAHHVGRQLAALGHDVRLLPAQYVKPFLEGHKNDYRDAEAIAEAAQRPTMRPVPLKSAEQLDLQALHRVRSRLVGQRTAVVNQIRGFLLECGIPVRKGPAGLREALPSLLAQRTDVLSPRMIHLIEDLAGDWRGLDERIDAITRDITALARQDVGCQRLMGIPGVGVITASAMVAAVGTGAAFAKGRDFAAWLGLVPKQISTGGRTILGGLSKRGNRYLRILFVGGAQVLLQRQRHWDGHGFGRWLQAAGTRLHRNVLAAALANKLARIAWGVLSHENGYDPEFAARTA; from the coding sequence ATATCAAACCAGACTGCGCCTGAGTGCATCATCACCACGATCGGAATCGATCTGGGCAAGAACACCTTTCACCTCATCGGCATGGATGCACGCGGCAAGATCGTGCTGCGCCGGAAGGTCTCGCGCGGGCAGCTGCTGCCCTGCCTGGCCAATGTGCCGGCCTGCCTGATCGGCATGGAGGCTTGCGCGGGCGCCCATCACGTTGGGCGCCAGCTCGCTGCCCTCGGCCATGACGTGCGCCTCCTGCCGGCCCAGTATGTGAAGCCTTTCCTCGAAGGACACAAGAATGACTACCGCGATGCCGAAGCGATTGCCGAGGCGGCACAGCGGCCGACCATGCGGCCGGTGCCGCTGAAGTCGGCCGAGCAACTCGATCTGCAAGCCCTGCACCGGGTGCGCAGCCGGCTGGTCGGGCAGCGCACGGCGGTGGTCAACCAGATCCGCGGCTTCCTACTCGAATGCGGCATCCCAGTTCGAAAAGGGCCGGCTGGTCTGAGGGAAGCCCTGCCATCGCTTCTCGCCCAGCGCACGGACGTGCTCTCGCCGCGCATGATCCACCTGATCGAGGATCTGGCGGGAGACTGGCGCGGGTTGGATGAGCGCATTGACGCCATCACCCGGGACATCACGGCTCTGGCTCGTCAGGATGTGGGATGCCAGAGGCTGATGGGCATTCCGGGCGTGGGCGTGATCACCGCTAGCGCCATGGTAGCAGCAGTGGGAACTGGAGCTGCCTTCGCCAAAGGCCGCGATTTTGCCGCTTGGCTCGGTCTCGTGCCCAAGCAGATCTCGACCGGCGGCCGCACCATCCTGGGTGGCCTGTCCAAACGCGGCAACCGCTACTTACGCATCCTCTTTGTCGGAGGAGCGCAGGTTCTCCTGCAGCGACAGCGCCACTGGGATGGGCACGGCTTCGGGCGCTGGCTGCAAGCGGCAGGAACGCGGCTGCACCGGAATGTGCTCGCCGCCGCCCTGGCCAACAAGCTTGCGCGCATCGCGTGGGGCGTGTTGTCCCACGAGAACGGTTATGATCCGGAGTTTGCCGCACGGACGGCCTGA
- a CDS encoding tyrosine-type recombinase/integrase — METGSVFQSFRKGGSVKPDRLSEGSVADIVKRYAKAAGLDPETMSGHSLRAGFVTSALEAGADLLKVMDVTRHREVKTLKAYDRRAKAFKNHAGKGFL; from the coding sequence GTGGAGACCGGTTCGGTCTTCCAGTCATTCCGAAAGGGCGGATCTGTAAAACCGGATCGCCTCTCCGAAGGCTCCGTCGCCGACATCGTAAAGCGCTACGCGAAGGCCGCAGGCCTCGACCCGGAAACGATGTCGGGCCACTCGCTGCGCGCCGGCTTCGTCACTTCCGCCCTCGAGGCGGGAGCCGACCTGCTGAAGGTGATGGACGTCACTCGGCACCGGGAAGTGAAGACCCTCAAGGCCTATGACCGCCGCGCCAAGGCCTTCAAGAACCATGCCGGCAAGGGGTTCCTCTGA
- a CDS encoding tyrosine-type recombinase/integrase produces MGLYRQAGDARRAALFETLYADLCLGYARQVMHCRCPPMQHFQVPACCWCVKSDKHPLVPLHERAIAAIAHWQKLAGAYSGGVPSPWLFHSVRNGTKALSRQAGLLEIKEAAVAAGLSSPERMLPHVLRHAFATHMHSGGTDLRVLQELLGHAGIETSQIYTHLDTSRLHQMVRELHPFNEERRQPSERWTNACAS; encoded by the coding sequence GTGGGGCTGTATCGTCAGGCCGGCGATGCCCGGCGGGCCGCCCTGTTCGAGACCCTCTATGCCGATCTGTGCCTCGGGTATGCGCGTCAGGTGATGCACTGCCGCTGCCCTCCGATGCAGCACTTCCAGGTACCCGCATGCTGCTGGTGCGTGAAGAGTGACAAGCATCCGCTCGTGCCGCTGCACGAGCGGGCGATCGCGGCGATTGCCCACTGGCAGAAGCTGGCCGGCGCCTATTCCGGCGGAGTGCCCTCCCCCTGGCTGTTCCACTCGGTGCGCAACGGCACGAAGGCGCTGTCGCGCCAGGCGGGGCTGCTCGAGATTAAGGAAGCTGCTGTGGCGGCGGGGCTCTCCAGCCCCGAGCGGATGTTGCCGCACGTGCTGCGCCATGCATTCGCCACCCACATGCATTCCGGGGGCACCGATCTGCGCGTGCTGCAGGAGCTGCTCGGACATGCTGGCATCGAGACTTCCCAGATCTACACCCATCTCGACACCTCCCGTTTGCACCAGATGGTCCGCGAGCTGCACCCGTTCAATGAGGAGCGACGACAACCGTCTGAACGCTGGACTAATGCGTGCGCGTCGTAG
- a CDS encoding DUF1127 domain-containing protein, producing the protein MFVTYILSQIRAYLRYRETVRELSQLGDRELNDLGIVRYDIHTVARTSAAAA; encoded by the coding sequence ATGTTCGTAACCTACATCCTCTCCCAAATCCGCGCGTATCTGCGTTACCGCGAGACGGTTCGTGAGCTGTCGCAGCTTGGTGATCGTGAGCTCAATGACCTTGGCATTGTGCGCTACGATATTCACACCGTTGCGCGCACTTCGGCTGCTGCAGCCTAA
- a CDS encoding replication-associated recombination protein A → MKADLFSKAQEQRPKPLAAEIRPETLDDLIGQQHILGPHGPLRRRVRAGRLGTVILFGPPGVGKTTIARAIGQEMKKEFRSLHPASSNVADIKAVAQEAQAKDILVFIDEIHRFSSAQQDYLLDLTETGTFDLIAATTGNPYHVLTPALVSRASIFRLEPHSLDDLRQVVERAVAFLASHKDLHIRLDGDAMKQLTGRAGGDARRVLNALETLVLGSEPGSAVSITGAMVDEVYQASPLPFDRKGDYHYDTISAFIKSMRGSDPDATLYWLARLIHSGEDPRFIARRILIHASEDVGLADNTALQTAAAALAAVQHVGYPEAQIVLAHAALHIARAPKSNSACRGIGAAMAHVKSQPMIPVPPHLRDGHYTGAAKLGHVGYQFPHDDPRGWVEQAYAPGVEPGQFYQSDGRGSQTFEARADAWWERVTGQAQPQHGQEEPGSR, encoded by the coding sequence ATGAAAGCCGACCTCTTCTCCAAGGCTCAGGAGCAGCGTCCCAAGCCGCTCGCCGCCGAGATCCGCCCTGAGACTCTCGACGACCTCATTGGGCAGCAGCACATCCTGGGGCCGCACGGGCCGCTGCGGCGGCGCGTCCGAGCGGGCCGACTTGGCACAGTCATCCTCTTTGGCCCACCAGGGGTGGGTAAAACGACAATTGCCCGGGCAATTGGCCAGGAGATGAAGAAGGAGTTCCGCTCTCTGCACCCGGCCAGCAGCAACGTTGCCGACATCAAGGCTGTGGCTCAGGAGGCTCAGGCGAAGGACATCCTCGTGTTCATCGACGAGATCCATCGCTTCAGCAGTGCACAGCAGGATTATCTCCTCGATCTCACCGAGACGGGAACCTTCGACCTGATTGCTGCCACAACCGGCAATCCCTATCACGTCCTCACCCCTGCCCTCGTGTCGCGCGCATCCATTTTCCGGCTGGAGCCGCACTCGCTGGACGACCTGCGGCAGGTGGTCGAGCGGGCCGTGGCCTTTCTCGCGAGCCACAAGGATCTTCATATCCGCCTTGACGGCGATGCCATGAAGCAACTCACCGGCCGGGCTGGAGGGGACGCCCGCCGGGTATTGAATGCCCTTGAGACATTGGTGCTCGGATCCGAGCCTGGTTCAGCCGTCTCGATCACCGGGGCGATGGTCGACGAGGTCTACCAAGCCTCTCCCCTGCCCTTTGACCGCAAAGGCGACTATCACTACGACACGATCTCGGCCTTTATCAAATCGATGCGTGGCTCGGATCCGGACGCCACGCTCTACTGGCTGGCCCGCCTGATCCATTCCGGCGAGGATCCTCGTTTCATCGCTCGCCGTATTCTCATCCACGCCTCGGAGGATGTTGGGCTCGCCGACAACACGGCCTTGCAGACCGCTGCTGCTGCCCTCGCAGCCGTTCAGCACGTGGGCTACCCGGAGGCCCAGATCGTCCTCGCCCATGCAGCCTTGCACATCGCCCGGGCACCGAAATCCAACTCGGCCTGCCGCGGCATCGGTGCGGCGATGGCTCATGTCAAATCGCAGCCCATGATCCCGGTGCCTCCACATCTGCGGGACGGGCACTATACCGGAGCAGCCAAGTTGGGCCATGTCGGCTACCAGTTTCCGCATGATGATCCGCGTGGCTGGGTCGAGCAGGCCTATGCCCCTGGGGTCGAGCCAGGCCAGTTTTATCAAAGCGATGGCCGGGGTAGTCAGACGTTCGAGGCACGAGCCGATGCCTGGTGGGAGCGCGTTACCGGTCAGGCGCAGCCACAACATGGGCAGGAAGAACCCGGCAGCAGATGA
- a CDS encoding cold-shock protein, which translates to MATGTVKWYNETKGYGFIQPDSGGKDVFVHASALERAGMRGLAEGQKISYEVEADRRTGKESATNLQKA; encoded by the coding sequence ATGGCGACTGGTACTGTGAAGTGGTATAACGAGACGAAGGGCTATGGTTTCATTCAGCCGGATAGTGGCGGCAAGGATGTGTTCGTCCATGCCTCAGCCCTAGAGCGAGCTGGCATGCGCGGCCTCGCTGAAGGCCAGAAGATCTCCTATGAGGTGGAAGCTGATCGCCGTACCGGCAAAGAGTCTGCAACCAACCTGCAGAAGGCTTGA
- a CDS encoding WGR domain-containing protein, with translation MPDARSPIRHHLVLHQRDPEQGRGRFFSQMIERDLFGTIRLVRNWGPVGFKGREQVEIFPNETEAAQALETWATAQRQKGYTDL, from the coding sequence ATGCCTGACGCCCGCTCGCCCATACGGCACCACTTGGTGCTCCATCAGCGTGATCCGGAGCAGGGCAGGGGGCGCTTCTTCAGCCAGATGATCGAACGTGACCTGTTCGGAACGATCCGGCTCGTCCGCAACTGGGGGCCGGTCGGCTTCAAGGGCCGGGAGCAGGTCGAAATCTTCCCCAATGAAACGGAAGCGGCTCAGGCTTTGGAGACTTGGGCCACAGCCCAGCGGCAAAAGGGCTATACGGATCTTTGA